The sequence below is a genomic window from Streptomyces sp. V1I1.
ACGTCGCGTACGACCTGCTCACCCAGATCCCGGGCGTGACCTGCGTCAAACCGAAGGGCGCGCTGTATCTGTTCCCGCGGCTCGACCCCAAGGTCTACAAGATCAAGGACGACCGGCAGATGGTGCTCGACCTGCTGCGCGCCGAGAAGATCATGGTCGTGCACGGTACGGGCTTCAACTGGCCGGAGCCGGATCACTTCCGGATCGTGACGCTGCCGGCGGCGAAGGATCTGGCGGACGCGGTGACGCGGATCGGGACGTTCCTGGACGGCTACAGCCAGCCCTGAGCCGGCCGCGAGCGTGGGCCCGAGCGAAGGGTCCCGACCGGGCTCAACTTTAGACAGAATCTAAGCTAGGATGGTCTCCTGACAGTGAGCAGGAGGCCATCCCCATGTACGAGCCGATCCGCACGCAACGTCGTGGGTCCGTCCACGCGATGGCCGACGACGCCCAGTACCCGCACCGCACCCGCGAGGAGGAGCTGGACATCCAGCTCGCCGGTCATCTCTCCGCGCTGCTCGCCGTCACCGACGACCTCGGCCTCGACGTGGCCGCCGAAAGCATCGCGGCCCAGGTCGCCCGCCTCCGCGGCAGCCCGCCCGTCCGCCACGCGGGCCTGAGCGGCGCGGACCCCGCGTCCCTGCACCGACGCGCACTCGCCCTCGCGGGCCGCGCCCTCGTCGTCGCGGCATCCCGCGCCGACACCGCCGCCGCGATCCTCTCCGCCGAGCGGATGGACGCGCACACCGCCGCCCTGGCCGAACTGCGCCTGGTCGGCGCCCCCTGACGGCCCCGGTTCGCGGGCCGCGGAGGCGCGCGGACCGGGTGCCACCAATTCCGTACGCAAGAGGGGCCCACCGAAGACTTCTTCGGTGGGCCCCTCTGGTATCTCAACTCAGGTCGACCTCGACCCCAAATTCACGCAGGACGGAAATCGCGGATCCGAGAACGCCCGCGCCGACATTCTCCTGGGACTCTGCAAAGTTCTGCCAGACGAGTCGAAACTGAGCGGCATTCGACCGACTCGACGCCAGACAGTCGGCAAGCGCATCGAGATTCGAACCGAAATAACCTCCCGGACCATTCACAGCCTCCCCGAGAGCGCAATAGAAGCCCGCTTTGTCGGCCAGGCCGCTGCCGTCAATCACGCACGTCGCATCCTCGCCGTAGCGTTTCGCGTTCCGACCGGATCCGAACCAGACGGTCTGCACAACGTGCAGCCAACTGCCATGGGATTCCGAGGGGAATCTTCGCCACTCACCCAACTCGGTCGGGTGCCCCGCAGCCCAAAGCTGCCAGAACTTTCCCGCCCATGAATAAGGAAAGGAATAGCCGAAGAAAGATGCTTCCACATCTGTGGCGCCGCTGACACGTTCACTCGCGCGGGCCGCCCTCAAGTCGACCCTGCCGATGTAGTACGTACCGATCACTTTGCCCTGCACGTCCATCACCTGCAGCCGCACATTCTGAAGGAGTCTGGGGACCTGATCCGGTGCCATCGAGGTTCCGATCAGGCCGATGGCACCCGACTCCTCCTGTGACGAGTCGACGAAAAATCCCTCGATGTCGTTTGAGGCAAGAAACACCCGCTGCGATTCATCATCGACAAAGCGATACAGGGGGCTTACGCCAGTTTCACTTCCCATGCCACGGAGAATAACAGGTCCCCGTCGGTCCCTGCCTTGCACCGCGGACCGACGGGGACCTGTTCAATCCGCTCGATTACCTTCGCTTCTTCACCTTGGGCGGCTTCGGCCAGCCGTCGTCAGGGAAGTGTGGCGCGGTAAACTTGTGGATCGTCGTGTAATGATCGATCGTCCACCATGACCTTTCGGCCGTCACGGAGGGTCTTGATCAGAATCCGGGCTTCTCCGGGATTCGAGGCACCGGGAACGTCGTACTCCCAGGCATCTTCCCAGAAAGCGTTGTGGCCGTCTTCCCCACGGAATTGCTGATGCTGCCCGGTATTAGCGTTGAGATGCTTCGTTCCTCCCCCCGACCTGATTTCCTCATAGGCATTGACGAAGGCGTTCGAAAG
It includes:
- a CDS encoding barstar family protein, which produces MGSETGVSPLYRFVDDESQRVFLASNDIEGFFVDSSQEESGAIGLIGTSMAPDQVPRLLQNVRLQVMDVQGKVIGTYYIGRVDLRAARASERVSGATDVEASFFGYSFPYSWAGKFWQLWAAGHPTELGEWRRFPSESHGSWLHVVQTVWFGSGRNAKRYGEDATCVIDGSGLADKAGFYCALGEAVNGPGGYFGSNLDALADCLASSRSNAAQFRLVWQNFAESQENVGAGVLGSAISVLREFGVEVDLS